A region of Pristiophorus japonicus isolate sPriJap1 chromosome 32, sPriJap1.hap1, whole genome shotgun sequence DNA encodes the following proteins:
- the LOC139240600 gene encoding uncharacterized protein isoform X3, with the protein MSEARTPRFSDGAVEILLEQEKLARKTRKRTSSGERPVSILDLTHMEQEALDIIGPNNRRNIENGKAGSPAPHGLSHYLDLTGQEMEEDHFIEDAPSPAPSYQYTGTGLAVSGGRDGQLEGSTQGELFSTSEQELAIVERTVNETDGRRTSSARSYAEEDKDADFSGPAFKRKIFHEHHQLLEALDSLPRSCLTLSESMEESASILCGVVAQGITTLQATMERVASSVDAAVRPSVQEPVAPALASLIEAQTGAIQALACTISSGLERLGGRIDRGFSRVTDLLQSALPQVSDGAETQIHGNGTMGAAHATLAPDNTTPAPSSRPPPPTASVAAAILQSAVRSSRTRALRGRRP; encoded by the exons GAGAAGCTGGCACGCAAGACAAGGAAGAGGACAAGTAGCGGGGAGCGGCCAGTCTCCATTCTTGACCTCACCCATATGGAGCAGGAAGCTCTGGACATCATTGGGCCGAACAACAGGAGAAACATCGAGAATGGCAAGGCTGGAAGCCCAGCACCACACG GTCTGTCCCATTACTTGGACCTCACTGGCCAAGAGATGGAGGAGGACCACTTTATAGAAGACGCACCGTCACCAGCTCCATCCTACCAGTACACCGGCACGGGACTCGCCGTCTCCGGTGGGAGAGATGGCCAGCTCGAAGGATCGACGCAAGGTGAATTGTTCAGCACGagtgagcaggagctggccatagtGGAAAGGACAGTGAATGAGACGGATGGCCGCAGGACAAGCTCGGCCCGTAGCTATGCCGAAGAGGACAAAGACGCCGATTTCAGCGGCCCAGCTTTTAAAAGGAAGATCTTCCATGAACACCATCAGTTGCTCGAGGCTTTGGACAGCTTGCCTAGGAGCTGCCTCACCCTGTctgagagcatggaggagtccgcttcCATTTTGTGTGGTGTCGTGGCGCAAGGCATCACCACTCTGCAGGCTACAATGGAGCGTGTGGCCAGCTCTGTGGACGCTGCAGTGAGGCCCTCTGTCCAAGAGCCTGTGGCACCAGCACTGGCATCGTTGATCGAGGCTCAAACTGGTGCCATTCAGGCtctggcctgcaccatctcctccggTTTGGAAAGGCTGGGCGGGCGCATCGACAGGGGCTTCAGTCGTGTCACAGACCTGCTTCAGTCTGCTCTCCCACAGGTCAGTGACGGCGCTGAGACACAGATCCATGGCAACGGCACAATGGGAGCGGCACACGCGACCCTCGCCCCGGACAACACCACGCCTGCTCCCTCGTCACGTCCTCCACCACCGACTGCCTCGGTGGCAGCAGCGATCCTGCAGTCTGCAGTCCGGTCCTCTCGCACTCGCGCTCTTCGAGGTCGCCGGCCATGA